A window of the Comamonas sp. Y33R10-2 genome harbors these coding sequences:
- a CDS encoding VOC family protein has product MSQTAPTPVYSQPQRVDMSQLPAPANVQQLHHYAYKAKDAEETRHFYEDILGLPLYHIIQSDYVPSTGEYCPYTHFFFRLKDGSFIAFFDIGDDAAALPSPNSPIWINHISFRVDTEQELENTKARLQACGVEVLGVTDHHIFKSIYFFDPNGIRLELTAQLADAVQMQKESTTAHARLAEWTARKEQWRKERAEGKSAATLKPQGNDRPEFIPTP; this is encoded by the coding sequence ATGAGCCAGACCGCCCCAACACCGGTTTACTCCCAGCCCCAGCGTGTTGACATGAGCCAGCTGCCTGCCCCTGCCAACGTGCAGCAGCTTCACCACTACGCCTACAAGGCCAAGGATGCGGAAGAGACCCGCCATTTCTACGAGGACATCCTCGGTCTGCCGCTCTATCACATCATTCAAAGCGACTACGTGCCCTCCACGGGCGAGTACTGCCCGTACACGCATTTTTTCTTTCGCCTCAAAGATGGCAGCTTCATCGCCTTTTTTGACATTGGCGACGACGCAGCGGCCCTGCCCTCGCCCAACTCGCCTATCTGGATCAACCACATCTCTTTTCGTGTGGATACCGAGCAAGAGCTGGAGAACACCAAGGCCCGCCTGCAAGCCTGTGGCGTCGAAGTGCTGGGGGTGACGGACCACCACATCTTCAAGAGCATTTATTTCTTTGACCCCAACGGTATTCGCCTGGAGCTGACGGCCCAGCTGGCCGATGCCGTGCAAATGCAAAAAGAAAGCACCACGGCCCACGCCCGTCTGGCCGAGTGGACAGCCCGCAAAGAGCAATGGCGCAAAGAGCGCGCTGAAGGCAAGTCTGCGGCTACTCTCAAGCCTCAGGGTAATGATCGGCCTGAGTTCATCCCTACCCCCTGA
- a CDS encoding YceI family protein — protein MKNLFKATAITAALGIAAIANLAHANQALVPAQSAVNFEAKQMGVPLKGHFKKFDAKIAFDAAKPEASKIHFSIDTGSATMGAKETDAELPKADWFNVAKFPQATFDSSAVKALGGGKFQVEGTLTIKGNAQKVSLPVTLAQSGTTTTATGTLPLKRLTFKIGDGDWKDTSMVADEVNVQFKLALTGVGKI, from the coding sequence ATGAAAAATTTGTTCAAAGCCACCGCAATTACCGCTGCACTCGGCATTGCTGCCATTGCAAATTTGGCCCATGCCAATCAGGCTCTAGTTCCCGCACAAAGCGCCGTGAACTTTGAAGCCAAGCAAATGGGTGTGCCGCTCAAGGGCCACTTCAAGAAGTTTGACGCCAAGATTGCCTTTGATGCAGCCAAGCCTGAAGCCAGCAAGATTCACTTCAGCATCGACACCGGCAGCGCCACCATGGGCGCCAAGGAAACCGATGCCGAGCTGCCCAAGGCAGACTGGTTCAACGTGGCCAAGTTTCCTCAGGCCACTTTTGACTCCAGCGCCGTGAAGGCTCTGGGCGGCGGCAAGTTCCAGGTCGAGGGAACGCTGACCATCAAGGGCAATGCGCAAAAGGTGAGCCTGCCCGTGACACTGGCCCAATCCGGCACTACCACCACGGCCACAGGCACTTTGCCGCTCAAGCGTCTGACCTTCAAGATTGGCGATGGCGACTGGAAGGACACCTCCATGGTGGCCGATGAGGTCAATGTGCAGTTCAAGCTGGCCCTGACCGGCGTCGGCAAGATTTAA
- a CDS encoding YceI family protein has translation MRSALFALAAVSVFASAAQAAPATYAVDPSHTFASFEIDHFGASTNRVRFDKKSGTIQFDKAAKTGKVEIELDMTSVNSGTPAFNKHLQSADIFNVEKFPTAKFVSDKFVYDGDKLKEVTGQLTMLGKTAPVTIKANKFTCYESPMLQKREVCGGDFEATIDRTQWGVNYAIPYGSPKDVRLVLTIEAVKQ, from the coding sequence ATGCGTTCTGCTCTGTTTGCCCTGGCCGCTGTCTCTGTGTTTGCTTCTGCGGCTCAAGCTGCCCCCGCTACTTACGCGGTTGACCCTAGCCACACTTTTGCCTCGTTCGAGATCGACCACTTCGGTGCATCGACCAACCGCGTGCGCTTTGACAAGAAGAGCGGCACCATCCAGTTCGACAAGGCGGCCAAGACAGGCAAGGTCGAGATCGAGCTGGACATGACTTCGGTGAACTCCGGCACCCCCGCTTTCAATAAGCACCTGCAAAGCGCCGACATTTTTAATGTGGAGAAATTCCCCACAGCCAAGTTTGTCTCTGACAAGTTTGTGTATGACGGCGACAAGCTCAAGGAAGTCACCGGCCAGCTGACCATGCTGGGCAAGACAGCTCCCGTGACCATCAAGGCCAACAAGTTCACCTGCTACGAAAGCCCCATGCTGCAAAAGCGTGAAGTGTGCGGTGGCGACTTTGAAGCCACCATCGACCGCACCCAATGGGGCGTGAACTACGCGATCCCTTACGGCTCGCCCAAGGATGTGCGCTTGGTCCTGACCATTGAAGCTGTGAAGCAATAA